One genomic segment of Nodularia sp. LEGE 06071 includes these proteins:
- a CDS encoding (Fe-S)-binding protein: MQVSDNSVNDTAKIKNLKGFDVSQPPDPKLIDSCVHCGFCLATCPSYRVIGKEMDSPRGRIYLMDAINNGEIALNTATVEHFDSCLGCLACVSTCPSGVQYDKLISATRHQVERNYSRSLPDKLIRQLIFSLFPNPDLLRFFLFPLLVYQRLGLPKLVRATGLLKKVSPRLAAMESILPKITLQSFQDNLPDVIPAQGEKRYRVGVILGCVQRLFFSPINEATVRVLTANDCEVVIPKSQGCCAALPEHQGQTEQAKTLARQMIDSFANTDVDFVIINAAGCGHTLKEYGHILQDDPEYKEKAEAFAAKVKDAQEFLVNVGMTAKLSPLSDKPLNLVYQDACHLLHGQKISVQPRQMLRQIPGVKLSEPIDAALCCGSAGVYNMLQPEVAEELGQQKVQNLLNTGAELIASANPGCTLQITKHLQLQGKSISVMHPMELLDYSIRGVKLN, from the coding sequence ATGCAAGTTTCTGATAATTCTGTGAATGATACTGCTAAGATTAAGAATTTAAAGGGTTTTGATGTTAGTCAGCCACCTGATCCGAAGTTGATTGATAGTTGTGTACATTGTGGTTTTTGTCTGGCTACTTGTCCCAGTTATCGGGTAATTGGTAAGGAGATGGATTCTCCCAGGGGACGCATCTATTTAATGGATGCTATTAATAATGGTGAGATTGCTCTGAATACGGCAACTGTAGAACATTTTGATTCTTGTTTGGGTTGTCTGGCTTGTGTGAGTACTTGTCCTTCTGGTGTGCAGTATGACAAGTTGATTTCTGCCACTCGTCACCAAGTTGAACGCAATTATTCCCGCAGTTTACCAGATAAGTTGATTCGGCAACTGATATTTTCTTTGTTTCCTAATCCTGATTTATTACGCTTTTTTCTGTTTCCTTTGCTGGTTTACCAAAGGTTGGGTTTACCAAAGTTAGTTCGGGCTACAGGGTTATTGAAAAAAGTATCTCCCCGTTTGGCTGCAATGGAATCGATTTTACCAAAAATTACTCTTCAATCTTTTCAGGATAATTTACCCGATGTGATTCCCGCCCAAGGTGAGAAGCGTTACCGAGTTGGGGTGATTTTGGGATGTGTGCAACGGCTGTTTTTCTCTCCTATTAATGAAGCAACTGTCCGGGTTTTAACGGCTAATGATTGTGAGGTTGTAATTCCGAAATCTCAAGGTTGTTGTGCGGCGCTTCCTGAACACCAAGGACAAACGGAACAGGCGAAGACTTTAGCTAGACAAATGATTGATAGTTTTGCTAATACTGATGTCGATTTTGTGATTATCAATGCTGCTGGTTGCGGTCATACTTTGAAAGAATACGGTCACATTTTACAAGATGACCCAGAATATAAAGAAAAAGCTGAAGCGTTTGCCGCTAAGGTCAAAGATGCTCAAGAGTTTTTAGTCAATGTGGGAATGACAGCCAAACTATCACCGTTATCTGATAAACCTTTAAATTTAGTTTATCAAGATGCTTGTCATTTATTACATGGACAAAAGATTAGTGTGCAACCGCGTCAGATGTTACGCCAAATTCCCGGAGTCAAGTTAAGCGAACCCATAGACGCAGCTTTATGTTGTGGTAGTGCTGGGGTTTATAATATGCTGCAACCAGAAGTTGCTGAGGAATTGGGTCAGCAAAAGGTGCAGAATTTATTAAATACTGGTGCAGAGTTAATTGCTTCGGCTAATCCTGGTTGTACGTTGCAAATTACCAAGCATTTACAATTGCAAGGAAAAAGTATTTCTGTGATGCACCCAATGGAGTTATTAGATTATTCAATTCGGGGTGTGAAATTGAACTGA
- a CDS encoding cold shock domain-containing protein, producing MKFTGKIKAISIKEGKTGLGFIDSDRPIPDHEGDILFFADKLIGLAIEYVERGDSVEFTVTEWNRKDGTIQKIAEEVRFLNKTISLTGVINWVNTEKGNGYIKPDTPLDSLNKDLFFFKQDLDDVEIEKIAKGDQVKFIVKIINYSDGRVVKSVKNIRLLLDQVNISIQSATNTQNSDPKPARNPQTSAPVSVTNLPTYNHHTLKLKEVKEKITLLLSSYKTLSDPAEFEDYTFMILRLLGIHSLYQYDKKNQAGRADGFFIIGSLVVMYDCTLRNEFEEHKKEQIENYVNKLKNSQITIDFRLTDGGVRKKTLQIQGKNCQVWIITKNNTRELYDVDGIRVKEVAVQDLMKVFNKRLYSDAFEENELSANLAVIDKS from the coding sequence ATGAAATTTACCGGAAAAATTAAGGCTATTAGTATTAAGGAGGGTAAAACTGGTCTGGGATTTATTGATTCTGATAGACCAATACCTGATCATGAAGGTGACATACTTTTCTTTGCTGATAAGCTGATTGGTCTAGCAATTGAATATGTAGAGCGAGGAGATTCAGTAGAATTCACTGTTACTGAATGGAATAGAAAAGATGGCACTATCCAAAAAATTGCCGAAGAAGTTCGCTTCTTGAATAAAACGATCAGCTTAACAGGTGTTATCAATTGGGTAAATACTGAAAAAGGTAACGGTTATATAAAACCCGACACACCATTAGACAGTCTAAATAAAGATTTATTCTTTTTTAAACAAGATTTAGATGACGTAGAAATAGAAAAGATTGCCAAAGGCGATCAGGTTAAATTTATAGTAAAAATTATAAATTATAGTGATGGGAGGGTGGTAAAGTCAGTTAAAAATATTCGGTTACTTTTAGATCAAGTAAATATCTCTATACAATCAGCAACAAATACACAAAATTCTGATCCAAAACCAGCCAGAAATCCACAAACTTCTGCTCCGGTATCAGTCACAAATTTACCAACTTATAATCACCATACTTTAAAGCTCAAAGAAGTCAAAGAAAAAATTACTTTACTTTTGAGTAGCTATAAAACACTATCAGATCCAGCAGAGTTTGAGGATTATACATTCATGATTCTCCGGCTATTGGGTATCCATAGCTTATATCAATATGATAAAAAAAATCAAGCTGGTAGAGCCGATGGTTTTTTTATAATTGGTAGTCTGGTAGTGATGTACGACTGTACTCTCAGAAATGAATTTGAAGAACACAAAAAAGAACAAATTGAAAATTATGTCAATAAATTGAAGAATTCTCAAATCACAATTGATTTCAGATTGACAGATGGTGGTGTGAGGAAAAAAACTCTACAAATACAGGGTAAAAATTGTCAGGTCTGGATAATTACTAAAAACAATACTAGGGAATTGTATGATGTTGATGGGATTCGTGTTAAAGAAGTTGCCGTTCAAGATTTAATGAAAGTCTTTAATAAAAGACTTTATTCAGATGCATTTGAAGAAAACGAACTATCTGCAAATCTTGCAGTAATTGATAAATCTTGA